The genomic window CCCAGGGGAGCGGAACTTGCAGGCAAAGTGGTCACGCGACCTGACGCTGCCAAGTCTCCGAGTCGATCCGTTGATGTGGAACCATCGACCGGAGCATCCGATAGTGCATTTTTCGCAGCCAAGTCGGCTGCAGCTCGCTGTGGAACTGCTGCAAACGGCGCAGCTGGCGTTGCAGGCGTTGCTTGCGTTCGGCGAAGACCCGCGCGTCGGCGGCGTGGCTGTGGAACTGGGCCCAACCGATCGAACCGACCATGCCGCAGGCGCCGAAGTTCTCGTCGCCAAGGATCCCTTCGGTGAACACGAACACCCGCTCGCCCGAGAGATTCAGCACGTCGTGAAACGCGACAATCGCCCCGTCGGCCAGCCAGCGTCGCGCCCGGGCGACGTCGTCGGCAACTGTGGCCGTGTCGTTGGCGCCGTCGTGCCAGAAGAGCCTCAGCGGGGCGTTCCAGACCGCAAGCGCCTGAGTCGACGGCATCGTGAGCGTCCGCACCCGACCGGCGACGCCGGCCCGGAGCAGATTGGCTTGCAGGGCCGAGGACCCCTCGATGTCGACGGTCGTCACGCGCGCCTCGTCCGACAGCGCCGCCCCGCGGGCCAGCGCGATCGCCGACTTGCCTTGATAGGATCCCAATTCCAGGATCTCGCCCTCGGCGGTCGGCAGCGCAGCGGCTTGCAGCAAGAACGCCGCTTCGCGATCGCTTAGCCAGCCCTCCACAGAGGCCAACAGCGGAAGCGTCTCGGTCACGCACGCCTCGATGCGGAACGAGGAAGCGGTTTCTGTCGTGCTAGCCATGAGCCTGGGTCCCCGGACAGCCCTCGCCCGCATCGTCCATCCGCGGAAACGGGGCCGGGCGGGGAGGATAGGAATCGCCTCGCGGGGCGTCAAGGCGACTCGCCGAGCCGGGAAATCTCACGCACACCGCAGCCGCCGACCGATAAGCCAGATTGACGCACGTGGCACAACCCGCAGTTTCGCCAAACTCGCGCGTCACCGATCCAGTTTCTTTGAGGGGGGAATCATGGAACGGCATGATCGCCGTACGCGCTGCTGGCGCCTGTCGGGCGTCGCGGCCGCGATTTGTTGCTCGCTTGTCGTCACGGGGGATCGCTGCGCTCGCGCTGAGTGCGCCGAAGAGTTCGGCTGCGGCGCCTGCGTGTCGAGCCCGGGGAGCCGCTTCTGGTTGCGGGCCGATTACTTGGCTTGGCAGCTCAGCGGCACAGACTTGCCTGCGCTGGTGACCTCCAGCCCTGGCGGAACCCCCAACGCCACGGCCGGCGTTCTCGGCCAGTCGACGACCGCCGTTCTCGTAGGCAACGAGCAGGTGGGCGATCGTTACCGCAGCGGGTTCATGGTCAGCGGCGGTTACTGGCTCGACGACTGCGGTTGTACCGCGATCGTGGCCGATTACTTCGACGCCGGCCGCGACGGCTACAGCGCCGTGTACGGCCCGAGCACGAGCGTCATCTACGCCCGGCCGTTCTACAACGCCGAGGAAGACCAGCCTGACGCGCAGCTGGTGAACGTCCCCGACGACGTGTCCGGGACCGTGTCGGTGCGAAACTACAGCGACTTCCGCGGCGCCGGCGCCGCTTTGCAGAGTTGCTTGTGGTCGTGCGGCGATTGCTGCCGAACGACTGAGATCGCCTTTCTCGGCGGTTATCGCTATTACCGCCACGACTCCGAGTTGGCGATCAACGAGAACCTGACCGCGCTGACCAACACGACGACCCCGTACATCCCGGGGACGAACATTGCCGTCATGGACCGCTTCGCCGCTCGGAATGAGTTCCACGGCGGCGAGATCGGCCTGCAAGGCCGCATGCAGCGGGCCGAGTTCTGGATCGACGGCGCCGCAATGCTGGCCGTCGGCGGCCATCGTCGCCGGGTCGTCGTCGACGGCAGCACCGACGTCACGGTTCCCAACGTCGGCTCGTCGTCGTCCAGCGGCGGCATCCTCACGTCGACCGAGACGAACATCGGCGCTTACAGCGACTCGCAGGCCGCCGTCATTCCGCGGTTCCGATTGGGCGCCGGGTGCCAACTCACGGAGCGGCTGAGCGTGCGAGTCGGCTACAACGTCATCATCTGGGACGACGTCGTCCAAGGCGCCAACGCGTTGCCGCCGGGCTTGCGCACCGATCCGCGCAACTGGCCCCCGGTCACCGCGGGCGGCGGGCCTGACCCGGCGTTTCCGGGGATCGTGGGCGACACGTTCGTCGCCCATGGGGCGGATGTGGGCTTGCAGTTCGATTACTGAGCCCGATGGTCGCGATCGAGCGTCAGCTTCGCTTGGCGCTCGATTTTCGGCGACCTGCCAACGATCGCCAGCCGGCCAGCGCCGCGACGGCCAACGCCGCCCCGGTCGGCTCGGGGACGTCGGCTGGCGTGAACGTCGGCGTCGGCGTAAAGCTCGGCGGGTTGGCCGTGCCCATAAGCTGCCGCTTCGAGACGTACGCGGGGGCGAGTCCCAACTCGCCGAAGTTGTACAAATCGCCCCGCGAGTTCGCCGGCAGCAGGATGTTCGTGAAGATGTCGCCGACCGAGTCGACGGCCGTCGTGCCGATCGAGGAGCCGACGGGATCGAGATTCATCGTGATCGCGTCGCGAATTTGGCCGAGCGACGCCAAGCCGTTGACGTACTCGACCGGCTGCACCTGCCGAAGCGAGTAGGTCCCCGGGGCGAGGTTCGCGAACGAGTACATCCCCATCGCGTCGGTGACGGCGGTGTCGAGCGGCGCCCCGGCGACCGCTCCGGCGAACAGTTGGATCGTCACCCCGGGAATAATCAGCTCGGGATGCAACTGGTCGTTGAACGCCAGCAATCCGTCGTTGTTGCGGTCGATGTAGACGTAGCCCGAGAGCGTGACGTTCTGCGCGCGGGCGACCGACGCCGCCAGCGCCACGCAAGCCAAGAGCGCAGAAATTCTGCCCGGCGCGCACAGGCGCGCCACTCGTGAGAGCCGCATAGTTGCCGATCCTGTTGCGAAAAGCGAAACAGGCGTATCGCGCGCAATCCTGTGAGCGAGCGCTCGCCTGCGATGACGCGGCGCGAGCGGACCGCCATGGTCGCCCGGCCGAGGACGTCAAGCGCCTCGTCCGATGGAGGCGCGGGGAGGGGAGTAAGCCGTCGGCATGCGCCGCCGGCCCTAATTTCACCCTAATTGGGCGTCCGGCCGAATCAAGAGAAACTCGCCCCGCGGGAAGAAAGGCCGAAAAGTGTTGAGATTCCCGCCCCGCAGCACCCTTACAACCGACCCCGGGGGGGCGAGGCTCAGGCGAGCCGAAGGAAGGTCGTTTCTTTGGAGCTCGATTTGGAGGCTATGCCAACGAATCGGTGTGAAG from Pirellulales bacterium includes these protein-coding regions:
- a CDS encoding BBP7 family outer membrane beta-barrel protein; amino-acid sequence: MERHDRRTRCWRLSGVAAAICCSLVVTGDRCARAECAEEFGCGACVSSPGSRFWLRADYLAWQLSGTDLPALVTSSPGGTPNATAGVLGQSTTAVLVGNEQVGDRYRSGFMVSGGYWLDDCGCTAIVADYFDAGRDGYSAVYGPSTSVIYARPFYNAEEDQPDAQLVNVPDDVSGTVSVRNYSDFRGAGAALQSCLWSCGDCCRTTEIAFLGGYRYYRHDSELAINENLTALTNTTTPYIPGTNIAVMDRFAARNEFHGGEIGLQGRMQRAEFWIDGAAMLAVGGHRRRVVVDGSTDVTVPNVGSSSSSGGILTSTETNIGAYSDSQAAVIPRFRLGAGCQLTERLSVRVGYNVIIWDDVVQGANALPPGLRTDPRNWPPVTAGGGPDPAFPGIVGDTFVAHGADVGLQFDY
- a CDS encoding class I SAM-dependent methyltransferase, whose translation is MASTTETASSFRIEACVTETLPLLASVEGWLSDREAAFLLQAAALPTAEGEILELGSYQGKSAIALARGAALSDEARVTTVDIEGSSALQANLLRAGVAGRVRTLTMPSTQALAVWNAPLRLFWHDGANDTATVADDVARARRWLADGAIVAFHDVLNLSGERVFVFTEGILGDENFGACGMVGSIGWAQFHSHAADARVFAERKQRLQRQLRRLQQFHSELQPTWLRKMHYRMLRSMVPHQRIDSETWQRQVA